A window from Acidobacteriota bacterium encodes these proteins:
- a CDS encoding galactose mutarotase — protein MTTAHASPPEGPAVSRVRFGTLADGSAVEVFTITNASGVEVRAMTYGGIILSLRVPDREGRLDDVVLGFDTVADYEKKNDAYFGAIIGRYGNRIAKGRFTLDGEAFSLAINNGPNHLHGGVKGFDKTLWKGDPFQNGQAAGVVFTRTSPDGEEGYPGTLTVRVTYTLNDRNELAVDYQATTDKPTIVNLTQHSYFNLAGQGSRDILGHQVQINADRYTPVDPTLIPSGELTPVAGTPFDFRQPVAIGARIDADHPQIKVGPGYDHNWVLNRTGSGLQRAVRVTEPSSGRTLTIATTEPGLQFYAGNFLDGSITGKEGRAYKRRFGFCLETQHFPDSPTRASFPSTVLRPGEEYVSRTVFAFGVE, from the coding sequence ATGACGACGGCTCACGCATCTCCCCCCGAGGGACCGGCGGTCTCGCGCGTCCGTTTCGGCACGTTGGCTGATGGCTCCGCCGTCGAAGTGTTCACGATCACCAACGCCTCCGGAGTCGAGGTCCGCGCGATGACGTACGGCGGCATCATCCTGTCTCTGCGCGTGCCCGACCGCGAGGGCCGGCTGGACGACGTGGTGCTCGGCTTCGACACCGTGGCCGACTACGAGAAGAAGAACGACGCGTATTTCGGCGCCATCATCGGCCGGTACGGCAACCGCATCGCGAAGGGGCGCTTCACGCTCGACGGCGAGGCGTTCAGCCTGGCGATCAACAACGGACCGAACCACCTGCACGGCGGCGTGAAGGGGTTCGACAAGACGCTCTGGAAAGGAGACCCATTCCAGAACGGCCAGGCGGCGGGGGTTGTGTTCACCCGCACGAGCCCCGACGGTGAAGAAGGATACCCAGGCACGCTCACCGTCCGTGTCACCTACACGCTGAACGATCGCAACGAGCTGGCGGTCGATTACCAGGCGACGACCGACAAGCCGACGATCGTCAACCTGACGCAGCACAGCTACTTCAACCTCGCGGGCCAGGGCAGCCGCGACATCCTCGGTCACCAGGTGCAGATCAACGCCGACCGGTACACCCCGGTCGATCCGACCCTGATTCCGAGCGGCGAGCTCACGCCGGTGGCGGGCACGCCTTTCGATTTCCGCCAGCCGGTCGCGATCGGCGCGCGCATCGACGCGGATCACCCGCAGATCAAAGTCGGCCCCGGTTACGATCACAACTGGGTGCTGAATCGAACGGGGAGCGGGCTGCAACGCGCCGTGCGCGTCACCGAGCCTTCGAGCGGGCGGACGCTGACGATCGCGACCACCGAGCCGGGGCTGCAGTTCTACGCGGGCAACTTCCTGGACGGAAGCATCACGGGCAAGGAGGGGCGCGCGTACAAGCGGCGGTTCGGCTTCTGCCTCGAGACACAGCACTTCCCCGACTCGCCGACCCGGGCGAGCTTTCCGTCCACGGTGCTGCGGCCGGGCGAAGAGTACGTGTCGCGGACGGTGTTCGCGTTCGGCGTCGAGTAG
- a CDS encoding sodium:solute symporter family protein, protein MRVSTIDYVIIAMYFACVLGIGVLLRKRMRKSTDFLLAGRSIPAWAAGLAFIAANLGAQEVIGMAASGAKYGWLTSHFYWVGAIPAMAFVAIFMMPFYYGSRARSVPEYLKLRFDENTRTFNALSFAVMTVLSSGISMFAMAKLLNLLLGWDMTASILLSAAVVLGYIVLGGLTSAIYNEVLQFFLILIGFAPLVWMGLRDVGGWSGMRARLPDGFTHVWSNLGSATANPMGIEWFGIVMGLGFVLSFGYWCTDFLVVQRAMAADSMNAAQRTPLIGAIPKMLFPFVVILPGLIAMALTLSPPAGSPPLLPMLPDGTPDYNMAIPSMLARYYPAGLLGLGLTALMASFMSGMAGNVTAFNTVWTYDLYQGHINPGAPDQHYLRMARAATVAGIALSVATAYIAMRFNNIMDMLQLVFSFVNAPLLATFLLGMFWRRATGHGAFWGLVGGTLAALLHYQLTSVAGAAASLLPKLAAWHAYPSDMAQNFWGAIWACAACFVLTVAISLVTRAPDPASLKGLVYGLTPMPEHGHEPWHRRPAVLAVVVLAVTIGLNIAFW, encoded by the coding sequence ATGCGTGTTTCGACAATCGATTACGTCATCATCGCGATGTACTTTGCCTGCGTGCTCGGGATCGGCGTCCTCCTCAGGAAACGCATGCGGAAGAGCACCGACTTCCTGCTGGCGGGCCGATCCATCCCGGCGTGGGCCGCCGGGCTGGCGTTCATCGCCGCCAACCTCGGCGCGCAGGAAGTGATCGGGATGGCGGCGAGCGGCGCCAAGTACGGCTGGCTGACCAGCCATTTCTACTGGGTCGGCGCGATCCCCGCGATGGCGTTCGTCGCCATCTTCATGATGCCCTTCTACTACGGCTCGCGCGCCCGCAGCGTGCCGGAATACCTGAAGCTGCGGTTCGATGAAAACACCCGCACGTTCAACGCGCTGTCGTTCGCGGTGATGACCGTGCTCTCGTCCGGCATCAGCATGTTCGCGATGGCGAAGCTGCTCAACCTGCTCCTCGGGTGGGACATGACGGCGAGCATTCTCCTCTCGGCCGCGGTCGTCCTCGGCTACATCGTCCTGGGCGGGCTGACGAGCGCGATCTACAACGAGGTGCTGCAGTTCTTTCTCATCCTGATCGGATTCGCGCCGCTCGTCTGGATGGGCCTGCGCGACGTGGGCGGCTGGAGCGGCATGCGCGCGCGGCTGCCTGACGGCTTCACGCACGTCTGGTCGAACCTCGGGAGCGCGACGGCCAACCCGATGGGGATCGAATGGTTCGGCATCGTGATGGGACTGGGGTTCGTGCTGTCGTTCGGCTACTGGTGCACGGACTTCCTCGTCGTGCAGCGGGCGATGGCCGCCGACTCGATGAACGCGGCCCAGCGGACGCCGCTCATCGGCGCGATCCCGAAGATGCTGTTCCCGTTCGTCGTGATCTTGCCAGGCCTGATCGCGATGGCGCTGACGCTCTCACCGCCTGCCGGATCACCGCCGCTGCTGCCGATGCTTCCGGACGGGACGCCCGATTACAACATGGCGATCCCGTCGATGCTGGCGCGCTACTACCCGGCCGGGCTCCTCGGCCTCGGCCTGACAGCGCTCATGGCCAGCTTCATGTCGGGCATGGCGGGCAACGTGACGGCGTTCAACACCGTGTGGACCTACGATCTGTACCAGGGGCACATCAACCCCGGCGCGCCCGACCAGCATTACCTGCGGATGGCGCGCGCCGCGACGGTGGCCGGCATCGCGCTGAGCGTCGCGACGGCTTACATCGCGATGCGCTTCAACAACATCATGGACATGCTGCAGCTGGTCTTCAGCTTCGTGAACGCGCCGCTCCTTGCGACATTTCTCCTCGGGATGTTCTGGCGTCGCGCCACCGGCCATGGCGCGTTCTGGGGGCTCGTGGGGGGCACGCTGGCGGCGCTGCTGCACTACCAGCTCACCTCCGTCGCCGGCGCGGCGGCATCGCTGCTGCCCAAGCTCGCAGCGTGGCACGCCTATCCATCGGACATGGCGCAGAACTTCTGGGGCGCGATCTGGGCGTGTGCGGCGTGCTTCGTGCTGACGGTGGCCATCAGCCTCGTCACGCGCGCGCCGGATCCCGCGTCATTGAAGGGGCTCGTGTACGGGTTGACGCCGATGCCGGAGCACGGACACGAGCCGTGGCACCGCCGGCCCGCGGTGCTCGCGGTCGTGGTGCTGGCGGTCACGATCGGTCTGAATATCGCCTTCTGGTGA
- the galK gene encoding galactokinase, protein MTQRNAPAPALAKAACARFSDRFCAAPARVCFAPGRVNLIGEHTDYNEGFVLPMAIDRGIAVAAAPRRDGVIRAHSPAFGETREAALDALGPARQLGWFTYVAGVAWAMREAGYVVAGADLAIESDLPSGSGLSSSAALEVACARALTDLAGERWDPVAAAGLCRRAENEFVGVACGIMDQFASALSRPGEALLLDCRSLESTGVRVPPTAVFAVLDTAVPRALAASAYNDRRAACEAAIVAIQRVAPAVRALRDVDRALLASAGDGLDPIVRRRAQHVVDENLRPGAMAAALRERDLAAAGRLIDASHESLRTLYDVSSPHLDAIVRIARRQPGCAGARMTGAGFGGCAVALLHRDAAGGFSDAVRDAYRAETGRPGQVFLVSPAGGARMMACTTGA, encoded by the coding sequence ATGACGCAGCGCAATGCCCCGGCACCAGCGCTGGCGAAAGCGGCCTGCGCGCGGTTCAGCGACCGGTTCTGCGCCGCGCCCGCCCGCGTCTGCTTCGCGCCGGGCCGGGTGAACCTGATCGGCGAGCACACCGACTACAACGAGGGGTTCGTCCTGCCGATGGCGATCGATCGCGGCATCGCGGTGGCAGCCGCGCCGCGCCGCGATGGCGTCATCCGGGCGCACAGCCCGGCGTTCGGCGAAACGCGCGAGGCGGCGCTCGACGCCCTTGGTCCAGCGCGCCAGCTCGGATGGTTTACCTACGTCGCCGGCGTGGCGTGGGCGATGCGCGAGGCAGGATACGTCGTCGCGGGCGCCGATCTCGCCATCGAATCTGATCTGCCGTCCGGCTCCGGACTCTCTTCGTCGGCGGCGCTCGAGGTCGCCTGCGCCCGGGCGCTCACGGATCTCGCTGGGGAGCGGTGGGACCCGGTCGCGGCGGCGGGCCTCTGCCGGCGCGCCGAGAACGAGTTCGTCGGCGTTGCGTGCGGCATCATGGACCAGTTCGCGTCCGCCCTGTCGCGTCCGGGCGAGGCGCTCCTGCTCGACTGCCGCTCGCTCGAGAGCACAGGAGTGAGGGTGCCGCCCACCGCGGTCTTTGCCGTGCTCGACACCGCCGTGCCGCGGGCGCTGGCGGCCAGCGCGTACAACGATCGACGCGCCGCCTGCGAGGCGGCCATCGTCGCGATTCAACGGGTCGCTCCGGCGGTCCGTGCGCTGCGCGACGTCGATCGCGCGCTGCTCGCGTCGGCCGGAGATGGCCTTGACCCGATCGTCCGCCGGCGCGCGCAGCACGTGGTGGACGAAAACCTCCGGCCGGGCGCGATGGCTGCCGCGCTGCGCGAAAGAGACCTCGCGGCGGCGGGGCGCCTGATAGACGCGTCGCACGAGAGCCTGCGCACGCTCTACGATGTGTCCTCTCCCCATCTCGACGCGATCGTCCGCATCGCGCGGCGGCAGCCCGGGTGCGCCGGCGCGCGGATGACGGGCGCGGGCTTCGGCGGGTGCGCCGTCGCGCTGTTGCACCGCGACGCGGCCGGCGGATTCTCCGACGCCGTGCGGGACGCGTATCGCGCCGAAACCGGCCGTCCCGGCCAGGTGTTCCTCGTGTCCCCCGCCGGCGGCGCGCGCATGATGGCGTGCACCACAGGAGCGTAA
- a CDS encoding glycoside hydrolase family 27 protein has product MDLARTPPMGWNSWNRFQCDVSETLIRETADAIVASGMREAGYLYVVIDDCWQVSRDASGLIVADPKRFPSGMKALADYVHSKGLKFGLYSDAGSKTCQGRPGSNGYETEDARQYAAWGVDYLKYDWCSTDGVDPRIAYTTMRDALRATGRPIVFSMCEWGRSQPATWARGVAHLWRTTGDILPCWDCTESWGGHGWVRILDRQTGLEKYAGPGGWNDPDMLQVGNPGLSIAENRAHFSFWTLLASPLMAGNDVRQMTPEVREILLNRDAIAVNQDPLGRQGRKVRDDGDLEVWSKPLDGGAYAVILFNRGETNATVAVSWQELGLPFDAARPVRDLWQKKDLGAVTGTFAAPVAAHDVVMIRVG; this is encoded by the coding sequence ATGGATCTCGCGCGCACGCCGCCAATGGGCTGGAACAGCTGGAACCGGTTCCAGTGCGATGTCAGCGAGACGCTGATTCGAGAGACGGCCGACGCGATTGTCGCAAGCGGCATGAGGGAGGCCGGCTATCTCTATGTCGTGATCGACGACTGCTGGCAGGTGTCACGCGACGCGTCCGGCCTCATCGTGGCCGACCCGAAGCGGTTTCCCTCGGGCATGAAGGCGCTGGCCGATTACGTGCATTCGAAAGGCCTGAAGTTCGGCCTCTACTCCGACGCCGGCTCGAAGACCTGCCAGGGGCGGCCGGGCAGCAATGGATACGAAACCGAAGACGCACGACAGTACGCCGCCTGGGGCGTGGACTACCTGAAATACGACTGGTGCAGCACCGACGGCGTGGACCCGAGGATCGCCTACACGACGATGCGGGACGCGCTGCGGGCCACCGGCCGGCCGATCGTGTTCAGCATGTGCGAGTGGGGACGAAGCCAGCCCGCCACCTGGGCGCGCGGCGTGGCACACCTGTGGCGCACCACCGGCGACATCCTGCCCTGCTGGGACTGCACGGAATCGTGGGGCGGGCACGGTTGGGTCCGGATCCTCGACAGGCAGACCGGGCTCGAAAAGTACGCCGGGCCTGGCGGGTGGAACGACCCCGATATGTTGCAGGTGGGCAATCCCGGCCTCAGCATCGCCGAGAACCGCGCGCACTTCAGCTTCTGGACGCTGCTCGCCTCGCCGCTCATGGCGGGAAACGACGTGCGGCAGATGACGCCGGAGGTGCGCGAGATCCTGCTCAATCGCGACGCCATCGCGGTCAACCAGGATCCGCTCGGCCGCCAGGGACGCAAGGTCCGGGACGACGGCGATCTGGAAGTGTGGTCGAAGCCGCTGGACGGGGGCGCTTACGCCGTGATTCTGTTCAACCGCGGCGAGACGAACGCAACGGTCGCCGTCTCGTGGCAGGAGCTTGGCCTGCCGTTCGACGCGGCCAGGCCGGTGCGCGATCTCTGGCAGAAGAAAGACCTCGGGGCGGTCACCGGCACCTTCGCGGCGCCGGTCGCCGCACATGACGTCGTCATGATCCGAGTCGGCTAG
- a CDS encoding UDP-glucose--hexose-1-phosphate uridylyltransferase produces MRAAESPFPHRRYNPLLDEWVLVSPQRLARPWQGQVESGSDEDLPQHDARCYLCPGNERVGGQRNPAYSGTFAFDNDFPALLPAAPGGPPSRRLLVSTPERGRCRVVCFSPRHDVTIAMMDRPAIRAIVDRWAEECAALAAGGPFAYVLPFENKGAMMGCSNPHPHGQIWATEHVPTMAARKDRMQRAYFAAHGSDLVGDYLAEELRSGDRIVCANSAWVALVPFWAVWPFEAMVVPRRHVRDLPSLTDAERDALADALKRLTVRYDNLFTSSCPYSMAWHAEPAHGEPHPYWRLHAIYQPPLLRSANIRKFLVGYELAGEPQRDLTPEEAAARLRESSERHYRHDDR; encoded by the coding sequence ATGCGCGCGGCTGAATCTCCCTTTCCACATCGCCGCTACAATCCGCTGCTCGATGAGTGGGTGTTGGTGTCGCCGCAGCGCCTCGCACGGCCCTGGCAGGGGCAGGTCGAGTCCGGGAGCGATGAGGACCTTCCGCAGCACGACGCCCGCTGCTATCTTTGCCCCGGCAACGAGCGGGTCGGCGGGCAGCGGAACCCCGCCTACAGCGGCACGTTCGCCTTCGACAACGATTTTCCTGCGCTGCTGCCTGCGGCCCCCGGCGGGCCGCCGAGCCGTCGGCTGTTGGTATCGACCCCTGAGCGCGGGCGGTGTCGCGTCGTCTGTTTTTCGCCGCGGCACGACGTCACGATCGCAATGATGGATCGCCCCGCCATTCGAGCCATCGTCGATCGCTGGGCGGAGGAGTGTGCGGCGCTTGCGGCCGGCGGGCCGTTCGCCTATGTGCTGCCGTTCGAGAACAAGGGGGCGATGATGGGGTGCAGCAATCCGCATCCGCATGGCCAGATCTGGGCGACCGAACACGTGCCGACCATGGCTGCCAGGAAAGACAGGATGCAGCGGGCGTATTTCGCCGCGCACGGCAGTGACCTCGTCGGCGACTATCTCGCTGAGGAACTCCGAAGCGGAGATCGGATCGTGTGCGCCAACAGTGCCTGGGTGGCGCTCGTGCCTTTCTGGGCGGTGTGGCCGTTTGAGGCCATGGTGGTGCCGCGGCGTCACGTGCGAGATCTGCCGTCGTTGACCGACGCCGAGCGCGACGCGCTGGCGGATGCCCTGAAGCGTCTCACGGTCCGCTACGACAACCTGTTCACCTCTTCGTGTCCCTACTCGATGGCCTGGCACGCTGAGCCGGCCCATGGCGAGCCTCACCCGTACTGGCGGCTGCACGCGATCTATCAGCCGCCGCTGTTGCGATCGGCGAACATCCGCAAATTCCTGGTCGGATACGAGCTCGCCGGTGAGCCCCAGCGGGATCTCACGCCGGAAGAGGCCGCGGCCCGGCTGCGCGAGTCTTCAGAGCGTCACTATCGCCATGACGATCGCTGA
- a CDS encoding DUF2029 domain-containing protein, which yields MRDYRVWTTGLPLAGLADALPHRSFIVRASAKAEAWAVPALLVLFLFLHAAWFVDAPGDLDAFNFALGVRRFDVAAHQPHPPGAPVYIVAGKAATWLWRSLGMPVHPLAGPEAPALGLLSMVTGALSIVLLWRLIRRAGGGGSARARCVTLVVASAPLLWMLAACPLSDVPGLFMILGAYLLMARGQITAASIVAGIAVGVRVQTALLTVPALLVVALRTRSRREAAVACGSFGAGVALWLVPLLASVGPRKYWIALTEQTRHDWSNPMMLAAAPSARQTLESLGNTFVRPWGSPALAAVILAAAVYGAVRLLRASPRRALGLAICAVPYLLFHLIFQETATTRYALPVIVSVAYLVGVSVEAVPRVWREAVVLLLACASLLVSAQGLSAYARDGAPAMRVLSDMHQRASEARPAFVTGHRNLLRIHEILPSPPPWHMVWSRARRARRALVEHWARGNSTPVWFLANPQRTDLALFDRRSQSVLGAYELDVRAARMLGGLRPRAVRWLELRPPAWIAVQGFALTPEINDMSERRREGPSWNGAIALIRRVPKGAVLAVAGRHVGPASDPPVRVVIEVDGRPARTLFANARERHYRALVHLRPDQLAGNGPYATVSIRSAPDTATDQFIPVTVEHFDYQPDDGTLFTFASGWHEPELDRRTGRTWRWASRRATMLVHRRPGTEIEFELSGSTPRARHADTAEIQLVSGNRVLARLSGGLQFSRRVVVPSDVSQSCDIEVAIESASWFVPYETGESADQRELAVQVFHVETGPSKDR from the coding sequence ATGCGGGATTACAGGGTCTGGACAACCGGGCTCCCCCTTGCGGGGTTGGCGGACGCGCTGCCGCACCGCTCGTTCATCGTGCGCGCCAGCGCGAAGGCCGAGGCGTGGGCGGTGCCTGCGCTCCTCGTCCTGTTCCTGTTCCTGCACGCCGCCTGGTTCGTCGACGCGCCCGGCGACCTCGACGCGTTCAATTTCGCGCTTGGCGTTCGACGCTTCGACGTGGCGGCGCACCAGCCGCATCCCCCGGGCGCACCTGTTTACATCGTTGCCGGCAAGGCGGCGACATGGCTCTGGCGGTCGCTGGGAATGCCCGTTCACCCTCTGGCGGGACCGGAAGCGCCGGCGCTCGGGCTGCTGTCGATGGTTACCGGCGCGCTTTCCATCGTTCTGCTGTGGCGCCTCATACGGCGGGCCGGCGGTGGTGGCTCCGCGCGGGCGCGATGCGTCACGCTGGTCGTCGCCTCCGCGCCCCTGCTCTGGATGCTGGCTGCCTGCCCCCTCAGCGATGTACCGGGATTATTCATGATTCTGGGCGCGTACCTGTTGATGGCGCGAGGCCAGATCACCGCCGCGTCGATCGTGGCGGGGATCGCGGTGGGCGTGCGTGTGCAGACCGCGCTGCTCACGGTTCCCGCTCTCCTCGTTGTCGCGCTGCGGACGCGATCGCGGAGGGAGGCCGCCGTCGCGTGCGGCTCGTTCGGCGCCGGCGTCGCGCTCTGGCTGGTGCCGCTTCTTGCCAGCGTGGGGCCGCGCAAGTACTGGATCGCGCTGACGGAACAGACGCGACACGACTGGTCGAACCCGATGATGCTTGCCGCGGCGCCGTCCGCCCGGCAGACGCTGGAGAGCCTCGGCAATACGTTCGTGAGGCCATGGGGAAGCCCGGCTCTCGCAGCGGTGATCCTCGCCGCCGCCGTCTATGGCGCCGTCCGGCTGCTGCGCGCGTCGCCTCGCCGCGCGTTGGGCCTGGCAATCTGTGCGGTTCCCTACCTGCTGTTTCACCTCATCTTCCAGGAGACGGCCACCACCCGATATGCCCTCCCCGTGATTGTCTCCGTGGCGTACCTCGTCGGTGTAAGCGTCGAGGCGGTACCGCGCGTGTGGCGGGAAGCGGTTGTTCTGTTACTGGCCTGTGCGAGTCTCTTGGTCTCCGCGCAAGGTCTGAGTGCCTACGCCCGCGATGGTGCGCCGGCCATGAGAGTCCTCAGCGACATGCACCAGCGCGCGAGCGAAGCCCGGCCCGCATTCGTCACCGGACATCGCAATCTGCTTCGCATTCACGAGATTCTGCCGTCCCCGCCGCCCTGGCACATGGTCTGGTCAAGGGCGCGCCGCGCGCGGCGCGCGCTGGTGGAACACTGGGCGCGCGGCAACAGCACGCCCGTCTGGTTCCTTGCGAATCCGCAGCGGACTGACCTCGCCCTGTTCGACCGGCGATCCCAGAGCGTACTCGGGGCGTACGAGCTGGACGTGCGGGCCGCCCGCATGCTCGGAGGCCTGCGGCCGCGGGCCGTGAGGTGGCTCGAGCTGCGGCCGCCCGCGTGGATTGCGGTCCAGGGATTCGCCCTCACGCCTGAGATCAACGACATGTCGGAGCGCCGTCGAGAAGGCCCGTCCTGGAACGGCGCGATCGCGCTGATTCGGCGGGTCCCCAAAGGAGCCGTGCTCGCAGTGGCGGGCCGGCACGTTGGCCCGGCGAGCGACCCTCCGGTGCGTGTCGTGATCGAGGTGGACGGCCGTCCTGCGCGCACCCTGTTCGCCAATGCGCGGGAACGTCACTATCGTGCTCTCGTCCACCTGCGGCCCGACCAGCTGGCGGGGAACGGCCCGTATGCCACGGTCAGCATCCGCAGCGCGCCGGACACCGCGACGGATCAATTCATTCCAGTCACCGTGGAGCACTTCGACTACCAGCCGGATGACGGCACGCTGTTTACCTTTGCGTCAGGATGGCACGAGCCGGAACTCGACCGCCGCACGGGACGCACATGGCGGTGGGCCAGCCGCCGCGCGACGATGCTCGTCCATCGGCGCCCCGGCACAGAGATCGAGTTCGAGCTGTCGGGGAGTACGCCTCGGGCGCGGCACGCCGACACGGCGGAGATCCAACTGGTATCGGGCAACCGGGTGCTCGCTCGACTCTCGGGAGGACTGCAGTTCTCGCGGCGCGTCGTCGTTCCCAGCGATGTTTCCCAGTCGTGCGACATTGAGGTCGCGATCGAGTCCGCGTCCTGGTTCGTGCCCTACGAAACGGGCGAAAGCGCCGATCAACGCGAGCTTGCGGTTCAGGTCTTTCACGTCGAGACGGGTCCTTCGAAGGACAGGTAG